A stretch of the Thiomicrospira pelophila DSM 1534 genome encodes the following:
- a CDS encoding lytic murein transglycosylase, producing MAVAVQVSAQSEAEFQAWLTDFKQQAKSQGISQPTLDMAFADVHLNHKVLELDQRQPEFTRTFWQYFEATVTDWRINKGIELYEENRTLLDNVTQKYGVPGRFLVAFWGMETNYGGFTGNIPIIEALATLAYNPRRSEFFSDQLIYALRILDEGHVPLKQMKGSWAGAMGQTQFMPYNYLRYSVDGDNSGHKDLWNSLPDVFHSSGNFLNKLGWNKEENWGREVQLPAKFDYALADGSTRRPLSEWREMGITLADGRPIPNIDMKAALLMPSDYRGPVFLVYDNFFVIKRWNNSNSYALAVGHLADRLIGREPLVATKPSDDEALSKQHISELQRLLRRLGYKSGGIDGVAGTMTRQAIRDFQIDRNIPADGFPSMHLLKILREAVH from the coding sequence ATGGCTGTAGCGGTACAGGTAAGCGCGCAATCCGAAGCCGAATTCCAGGCCTGGTTAACCGATTTCAAACAACAAGCCAAGTCACAAGGCATTTCGCAACCTACTTTGGATATGGCTTTTGCCGATGTGCATTTAAATCATAAAGTGCTGGAATTGGATCAACGTCAACCTGAGTTTACGCGCACCTTTTGGCAGTATTTCGAAGCCACCGTGACCGACTGGCGGATTAACAAAGGCATTGAGCTATATGAAGAAAACCGCACATTGCTGGATAATGTGACTCAAAAATACGGCGTGCCCGGGCGTTTTTTAGTCGCATTTTGGGGCATGGAAACCAACTATGGCGGATTTACCGGCAATATCCCGATCATTGAAGCCTTGGCGACTTTGGCCTATAACCCACGCCGTAGCGAGTTTTTCAGTGACCAATTAATTTATGCGTTACGCATTTTGGATGAAGGCCATGTGCCACTCAAACAAATGAAAGGCTCTTGGGCCGGTGCAATGGGGCAAACCCAGTTTATGCCCTACAACTATCTGCGATATAGCGTGGACGGCGACAACTCGGGTCATAAAGATTTATGGAACAGCTTGCCTGATGTATTTCATTCGTCCGGTAATTTCTTAAACAAGCTTGGTTGGAATAAAGAAGAAAACTGGGGACGAGAAGTTCAGTTACCGGCCAAATTTGATTATGCTTTAGCCGATGGCTCAACCCGCCGACCTTTATCAGAATGGCGCGAAATGGGTATTACACTGGCCGATGGCCGTCCAATCCCTAACATTGACATGAAAGCCGCGTTATTAATGCCGTCTGACTACCGTGGCCCCGTATTTTTAGTATACGACAACTTTTTTGTGATCAAACGTTGGAATAATTCTAACAGTTACGCTTTAGCTGTCGGCCATTTGGCCGATAGACTAATTGGACGCGAACCTTTAGTCGCCACCAAACCTTCTGATGATGAAGCTTTGAGCAAACAACATATCAGTGAACTGCAGCGTCTATTAAGACGTTTGGGTTACAAGTCAGGCGGTATTGATGGCGTGGCCGGAACCATGACACGCCAGGCCATTCGCGACTTCCAAATCGACCGCAATATACCGGCTGATGGATTCCCAAGTATGCACCTTTTAAAAATACTGCGTGAGGCCGTACATTAA
- a CDS encoding efflux RND transporter permease subunit codes for MMDRFNLSAWAVRERSLTLYFIILVALAGLYAFSHLGRAEDPSFTIKVMTVSANWPGASAQQMQEQVADRLEKRIQEAPYFDRVETTSRPGQVNMLIQFQDHTPASEVHNVFYEVRKRMLDEASKLPNGVQGPFVNDDFSDVYFTLYALTAPELEHHELINPAEKIRDQLLRVNGVQKVNLLGERPQTVFIELSSNKLARLGLSPQQVFDAIDAQNRLTPSGQVDTQAARVYLRLDTDLSELEKLRNLPLSVDGKSFRLGDIASVELGYQDPPTYLIRDRSQQTLLIGVIMEKGFNGLDLGENLTKAEQQINAELPLGFHLDKITDQANAISKAINEFQMKFVVALAVVMLVSFLALGLRAGLVVALAVPLTLAMTFFIMMLMGKNLDRITLGALILALGLLVDDAIIAIEMMLVKIEEGLDKIQAASYAWTVTAMPMLVGTLITAVGFVPIGFAASNVGEYAGNIFWVLGIALIASWLVAVLFTPYLGVKLLPKHPHHSDQSNPYDSRIYQKLRAAITWCVHQRKTVLLTTFILFVLSVVGMGKLVEKQFFPSSDRPELMIDIYLPEGTAIQVTDKLTQRVEKVLAEQPEVRSLSSYVGQGAPRFFLALNPELPNPAFAKIIAITGDRDERDALQARMQNLIDQGEFAEARVRVHPLLYGPPVIWPVTFRVMGEDPVVLRDIASQVRSVMEQHPQTIQPHLEWGERAPIINLELNTNRLAQLGLTPLDLQNQLQFLLNGVTVSELRDQTRSVQLIARATDNERLDLASVGSLQIKTRNGDSVSLEHLAKLNVEFEDPVLKRRNRMPYLSVNSEIKPGAQPPDVTMQIWPELQAINTELPLGYRIEIGGSVEESGKAQGSIQAMMPVMVVLMFTLVMLMMRSFSGMFMVILTAPLGLIGAVMALLLFSQPFGFVATLGLIGLAGILMRNTLILVGQIDDNKRQGMNDYDAVIDATVRRARPVILTAMAAVLAFIPLTTSTFWGPLAYVLIGGVTMGTVLTLLFLPALYSSWFKVKTA; via the coding sequence ATGATGGATCGTTTTAACTTATCTGCCTGGGCGGTTAGAGAACGTTCGCTCACGCTGTATTTTATTATTCTTGTTGCGCTCGCCGGTTTATACGCTTTTAGTCACCTGGGGCGCGCTGAAGACCCCAGTTTTACAATTAAAGTCATGACCGTTTCAGCCAACTGGCCGGGGGCATCAGCACAACAAATGCAGGAACAAGTCGCTGATCGCCTGGAAAAACGTATTCAAGAAGCCCCCTACTTTGACCGAGTTGAAACAACCAGTCGACCAGGGCAAGTTAACATGCTCATCCAGTTTCAAGATCATACTCCCGCCAGCGAAGTTCACAACGTATTTTATGAAGTGCGAAAACGTATGTTGGACGAAGCATCCAAGCTACCCAATGGCGTACAGGGGCCATTTGTAAACGACGATTTTTCAGACGTATATTTCACTCTCTACGCCTTAACGGCACCCGAACTTGAGCATCACGAACTCATCAATCCGGCCGAAAAAATTCGCGACCAACTTTTGCGCGTCAATGGTGTACAAAAAGTTAACCTGCTGGGTGAACGCCCGCAAACTGTATTTATTGAACTATCTTCAAACAAACTCGCTCGACTAGGATTAAGCCCACAGCAAGTATTTGATGCCATTGATGCACAAAATCGGCTCACACCTAGCGGCCAAGTTGATACTCAAGCGGCCCGTGTTTATTTACGCCTGGATACCGACCTATCTGAACTTGAAAAACTGCGTAATCTGCCTTTATCAGTTGATGGAAAAAGTTTTCGCTTAGGCGATATCGCCAGTGTTGAACTAGGATACCAAGACCCACCCACATACCTGATTCGTGACCGGTCACAACAAACCTTATTGATTGGCGTGATCATGGAAAAAGGTTTTAATGGTTTAGATTTAGGCGAGAATTTGACCAAAGCCGAACAACAAATAAATGCCGAACTTCCGCTTGGTTTTCATTTGGATAAAATCACCGATCAAGCCAATGCAATAAGCAAAGCAATCAACGAATTTCAAATGAAGTTTGTAGTCGCACTGGCTGTGGTTATGTTAGTAAGTTTTTTAGCGCTTGGTTTGCGAGCCGGCCTAGTCGTTGCGTTAGCCGTACCTTTAACCCTTGCTATGACCTTCTTTATTATGATGTTGATGGGAAAAAACCTCGATCGCATCACACTTGGTGCCCTAATCTTAGCACTCGGCTTATTAGTGGATGACGCCATTATTGCGATTGAAATGATGCTGGTAAAAATTGAAGAGGGTCTTGATAAAATCCAAGCCGCCTCTTATGCCTGGACTGTTACGGCTATGCCGATGCTGGTCGGCACGTTAATTACGGCTGTGGGCTTTGTGCCAATTGGCTTTGCGGCCTCAAACGTGGGTGAATATGCCGGTAATATTTTCTGGGTTTTAGGTATCGCACTCATCGCCTCCTGGCTGGTAGCGGTCCTATTCACGCCTTACCTGGGTGTAAAGCTGCTCCCGAAGCACCCTCATCATAGCGATCAATCCAACCCCTATGACTCGCGAATTTACCAAAAGCTTCGCGCGGCTATTACCTGGTGTGTTCATCAACGCAAAACTGTGTTGTTAACAACATTTATATTGTTTGTATTATCCGTGGTCGGCATGGGTAAACTGGTGGAAAAACAATTCTTTCCAAGTTCAGACCGCCCCGAATTAATGATCGATATATATTTACCTGAAGGTACGGCCATTCAAGTTACGGACAAACTCACACAACGCGTCGAAAAAGTGCTTGCCGAACAACCCGAGGTGCGCTCTCTTTCCAGTTATGTCGGTCAAGGTGCCCCACGTTTCTTCCTAGCGCTTAACCCGGAATTACCAAACCCGGCGTTTGCCAAAATTATTGCGATCACCGGTGATCGTGACGAACGTGATGCATTACAGGCACGTATGCAAAACCTAATCGACCAAGGCGAGTTTGCTGAGGCTCGTGTTAGGGTTCATCCGTTGCTTTATGGTCCACCTGTGATTTGGCCGGTAACCTTCCGAGTCATGGGCGAAGACCCAGTCGTCCTGCGTGATATTGCATCTCAAGTTAGGTCGGTAATGGAGCAACATCCGCAAACCATTCAACCGCATTTGGAATGGGGCGAGCGTGCTCCAATTATCAATCTCGAATTAAATACTAATCGTTTGGCACAACTTGGTTTGACGCCACTTGATCTGCAAAATCAGCTACAGTTTTTGTTGAATGGTGTCACCGTATCAGAACTGCGTGATCAAACTCGCAGTGTTCAGCTAATCGCTCGCGCAACCGATAACGAACGACTCGACTTAGCCAGCGTGGGTAGCTTACAAATCAAAACTCGTAATGGTGACAGTGTCTCTCTAGAGCATTTGGCGAAATTAAATGTCGAGTTTGAAGATCCGGTATTAAAACGGCGCAATCGTATGCCATATTTGTCGGTTAACTCGGAAATTAAACCCGGGGCGCAGCCACCAGATGTGACAATGCAAATCTGGCCAGAATTACAAGCAATCAACACCGAGCTACCCTTGGGATACCGGATAGAAATCGGCGGCTCGGTTGAGGAGTCTGGCAAAGCACAAGGTTCCATCCAAGCCATGATGCCAGTCATGGTGGTGTTAATGTTCACGCTCGTTATGCTTATGATGCGTTCTTTCAGCGGCATGTTTATGGTAATTTTGACAGCGCCTCTTGGCTTGATTGGCGCAGTGATGGCGTTGCTGTTATTTTCACAGCCTTTCGGCTTTGTAGCGACCTTAGGTTTAATTGGTTTGGCCGGTATACTCATGCGTAACACGCTTATTTTGGTCGGCCAAATTGATGATAACAAACGCCAAGGCATGAATGATTACGACGCTGTGATTGACGCCACCGTCCGACGCGCCCGACCGGTCATTCTGACCGCTATGGCGGCGGTGTTGGCATTTATTCCATTAACCACTTCCACCTTTTGGGGGCCATTAGCTTATGTATTAATTGGTGGGGTCACGATGGGAACCGTGTTGACCTTGTTATTCTTACCCGCGCTTTATAGCAGCTGGTTTAAAGTCAAAACGGCTTAA
- a CDS encoding efflux RND transporter periplasmic adaptor subunit: MHPKSPHLIPTLFIALTSFVLLPGCGSDSDGQNTPSKPYVLTTQIEQGTFLQWHLSGQVEAQKSVQLGFQVNGQIEKRLVNPGDAVKAGDPLLELDRTDLSLKLRAAQANLAATQAELNLSKTEAKRSQDLLDRKLVSQQEYDRAQNQVTTLQQREIALQRELELAQRQLNYARLSAPAPGLVQSVLVNKGQVVSAGQALIEFLYQDGRDAVVQLPESRIHDVPKQAKATLLHQPNQTFNVTLRELKPSAHSGSRTWQAHYALPTNAQVQLGQTLRLSFGDNLNLAKVPLSALYEQANGTFIWVYNDQQVSLASVEVVHLASDFALIKTDLPSKARIVKAEVHLLKDGQAALERAL, translated from the coding sequence ATGCACCCAAAGTCACCTCACCTTATCCCTACTTTATTCATTGCGTTAACCAGCTTCGTTTTATTACCAGGTTGCGGATCAGACTCTGATGGACAAAACACCCCCTCCAAGCCCTATGTGCTGACCACTCAAATTGAACAGGGCACTTTTCTACAATGGCATCTGAGTGGTCAGGTGGAAGCACAAAAATCAGTCCAGCTCGGTTTTCAAGTAAACGGACAGATTGAAAAACGTTTGGTTAACCCTGGCGATGCAGTCAAAGCCGGTGATCCATTACTCGAACTTGATAGAACCGATTTGAGTCTCAAATTACGCGCCGCTCAAGCCAATTTAGCCGCCACCCAAGCCGAACTAAATTTATCTAAAACCGAAGCCAAGCGTTCGCAGGATTTATTGGATCGTAAACTCGTCTCTCAACAAGAATACGACCGAGCTCAAAACCAAGTGACCACCTTGCAACAACGTGAAATCGCACTGCAGCGCGAACTAGAGCTCGCTCAGCGCCAACTTAACTACGCCCGTCTGAGTGCGCCAGCACCAGGCCTGGTGCAATCGGTTTTGGTGAATAAAGGTCAAGTTGTTTCAGCCGGACAGGCCCTGATTGAATTTCTTTATCAAGACGGTCGAGATGCGGTAGTGCAGTTGCCGGAATCGCGAATTCATGACGTACCCAAACAAGCCAAAGCTACCTTACTGCATCAACCAAACCAAACTTTCAACGTTACGCTGCGCGAGCTAAAACCTAGTGCGCACAGCGGCTCCCGTACCTGGCAAGCGCATTACGCCTTACCCACGAATGCTCAAGTACAACTGGGTCAAACTTTGCGGTTGAGCTTTGGCGACAATCTAAATTTAGCTAAAGTACCGTTATCCGCGCTTTATGAACAAGCTAATGGCACGTTTATCTGGGTGTATAACGATCAGCAAGTAAGCTTAGCCTCGGTTGAAGTTGTGCATCTCGCGTCTGATTTCGCCTTGATTAAAACCGACTTGCCTAGTAAGGCTCGTATCGTAAAAGCCGAGGTTCACTTGTTGAAAGATGGCCAAGCAGCGCTGGAGCGTGCATTATGA
- a CDS encoding DUF2986 domain-containing protein, with amino-acid sequence MNRQKKIYQKYKKKMQQAKAKNQPVKKPPYVSKAQRKALELDGLSQQTGELSTKPTDES; translated from the coding sequence ATGAACCGTCAGAAAAAAATTTATCAAAAATATAAAAAGAAAATGCAGCAGGCAAAGGCGAAAAACCAGCCGGTTAAAAAGCCGCCTTATGTTTCCAAAGCTCAACGCAAAGCGTTAGAACTTGATGGGCTGTCTCAACAAACAGGCGAGTTATCAACAAAGCCGACGGATGAATCCTAG
- the ileS gene encoding isoleucine--tRNA ligase, translated as MTDYKPTLNLPETEFPMRGGLPQREPKQVEAWLANDLYQTVREHMAGRPKFILHDGPPYANGDIHIGHAVNKVLKDMIVKSKGLSGFDAPFVPGWDCHGLPIELNVEKKHGRVGVKLNEREFRQACRDYAQTQVEGQMKDFQRLGVMADWQNPYLTKAFDFEANEVRALAKIIEKGHLVKGTKPVYWSIGGRSALAEAEVEYEEKRSNAIDVRFKILDEAAFFERCHHVEDHTGEGPLSVVIWTTTPWTLPANQAVAINPELEYALVQVEGEQEPERLFMAEALVKDVMAKCDIEHYRVVAYGRGDQFDLLRLQHPFYDRIVPIILGDHVTTDAGTGCVHTAPGHGQDDYIVGLKYDLEVDCPVDGSGTFVEGTPLFAGINVLKADEPVIEVLKQHGALLHHEAITHSYPHCWRTKTPLIFRATPQWFISMDQQNLRTSALDAIKTVEWVPDWGQNRIESMIDGRPDWCISRQRLWGVPITIFIHKVTGEMHPRTVELMEQVAQRIEQNSIDAWYDLDASELLGDEAADYEKVQDILDVWFDSGITHFAVCEQREELSAPADLYLEGSDQHRGWFQSSLLTSIAINKEAPYKQVLTHGFTVDKDGKKMSKSKGNVVAPQKIAGTLGADILRLWISAADYRYEMTVSDEIISRTADTYRRIRNTARFFLANLNGFDPAKDLVDYDDLLPLDKWAVGHAHQLQTQIVESYEQYHFHQIYQAVSHFCSVEMGAFYLDVIKDRQYTCKADGLARRSAQTALYHIVEAMTRWIAPILSFTAEELWQYIPGERSKTVFVATWYDGLTALDESSAMNSDYWMQIMQVRSAVSKRLEELRNDGVIKASLTAEVTLYADAELYTLLTSLDDELRFVLITSYARVLPLADKTDQALESELSGLWIDAQATDKTKCPRCWHHRADVGTHAEHPELCQRCVDNVAGDGEVRHYA; from the coding sequence ATGACGGACTATAAGCCAACATTAAATCTTCCTGAAACTGAATTTCCAATGCGCGGTGGTTTGCCTCAGCGTGAACCAAAGCAAGTTGAAGCTTGGTTAGCCAACGACCTTTATCAAACTGTGCGTGAGCACATGGCCGGTCGTCCTAAGTTTATTTTGCATGACGGCCCGCCTTATGCGAATGGTGACATTCATATCGGTCATGCGGTGAACAAAGTGTTAAAGGATATGATTGTTAAATCGAAAGGCCTGAGTGGGTTTGATGCGCCGTTTGTGCCGGGATGGGATTGTCACGGTTTGCCGATTGAGCTGAACGTAGAAAAGAAACATGGCCGGGTTGGGGTTAAGTTAAACGAACGCGAATTTCGCCAGGCCTGCCGCGATTATGCGCAAACGCAGGTTGAAGGTCAGATGAAAGATTTTCAGCGTTTGGGTGTGATGGCTGATTGGCAAAACCCTTATTTGACCAAGGCGTTCGATTTTGAAGCCAACGAAGTGCGTGCACTGGCAAAAATTATTGAAAAAGGTCATTTAGTTAAAGGTACCAAGCCGGTTTATTGGTCAATTGGAGGGCGTTCCGCCTTGGCCGAAGCCGAAGTTGAATACGAAGAAAAACGTTCAAACGCGATTGATGTGCGCTTTAAAATTTTAGATGAAGCCGCATTTTTTGAACGCTGCCATCATGTCGAAGATCACACCGGCGAAGGCCCCTTGTCGGTGGTGATTTGGACAACCACGCCATGGACTTTACCGGCCAACCAAGCCGTCGCGATTAACCCAGAACTGGAATATGCCTTAGTGCAGGTAGAGGGTGAGCAAGAGCCAGAACGCTTGTTTATGGCCGAAGCCTTAGTCAAAGATGTGATGGCGAAATGTGATATCGAACATTATCGCGTGGTAGCTTATGGGCGCGGTGATCAGTTTGATTTATTACGTTTACAGCACCCATTTTACGATCGAATTGTACCGATTATTTTAGGTGACCATGTGACGACCGATGCGGGTACAGGTTGTGTTCACACCGCGCCCGGTCATGGTCAAGATGACTATATTGTGGGTTTGAAGTATGACTTAGAAGTCGATTGTCCGGTCGATGGTTCTGGCACCTTTGTGGAAGGCACGCCGTTATTTGCCGGTATTAATGTACTTAAAGCGGATGAGCCGGTGATTGAGGTTCTAAAACAGCATGGCGCATTGCTACACCATGAAGCGATTACGCATAGCTACCCGCATTGTTGGCGTACCAAAACGCCGTTGATTTTCCGTGCCACGCCTCAGTGGTTTATTAGCATGGATCAACAAAACTTACGTACTTCGGCATTGGACGCAATTAAAACCGTGGAATGGGTGCCAGACTGGGGACAAAATCGGATTGAATCCATGATTGATGGCCGCCCAGATTGGTGTATTTCACGCCAACGTTTGTGGGGCGTGCCGATCACCATCTTTATACATAAAGTGACTGGCGAAATGCATCCGCGTACGGTTGAGTTAATGGAGCAGGTAGCACAGCGCATTGAACAAAACTCAATTGATGCTTGGTATGACTTGGATGCTTCTGAGTTACTAGGTGACGAGGCCGCCGACTACGAAAAAGTGCAGGATATTTTGGATGTTTGGTTTGATTCTGGTATTACCCACTTTGCAGTGTGTGAGCAACGTGAAGAATTGTCGGCTCCGGCGGATTTATATTTAGAGGGTTCGGATCAGCATCGCGGTTGGTTCCAGTCGTCTTTATTAACCAGCATCGCGATTAATAAAGAGGCGCCTTATAAACAAGTACTGACGCACGGATTTACGGTGGATAAAGATGGCAAGAAAATGTCGAAATCCAAAGGCAATGTGGTCGCGCCACAGAAAATTGCCGGTACTTTGGGTGCCGATATTTTACGCTTGTGGATTTCAGCGGCCGATTATCGTTATGAAATGACGGTATCGGACGAAATAATCAGTCGTACCGCTGATACTTATCGTCGTATTCGTAACACAGCACGTTTCTTTTTAGCTAACTTAAACGGCTTTGATCCGGCTAAAGACTTGGTTGACTATGACGACTTATTACCGCTGGATAAGTGGGCAGTGGGGCATGCGCATCAATTGCAAACTCAAATCGTGGAGTCTTATGAGCAGTACCACTTCCACCAAATCTATCAAGCGGTCTCGCACTTTTGTTCGGTGGAAATGGGCGCGTTTTATTTAGACGTAATTAAAGATCGTCAATACACCTGTAAAGCCGATGGCTTAGCGCGCCGTTCTGCGCAAACCGCTTTGTATCATATTGTTGAAGCCATGACGCGCTGGATCGCACCGATCCTAAGTTTTACCGCCGAAGAACTTTGGCAATACATTCCGGGTGAACGTTCAAAAACCGTATTTGTTGCGACTTGGTATGACGGCTTAACCGCTTTAGATGAAAGCTCAGCGATGAATTCAGATTATTGGATGCAAATTATGCAAGTGCGTTCGGCGGTATCAAAACGCTTAGAAGAGCTGCGTAATGACGGTGTGATTAAAGCGTCGTTAACGGCTGAAGTGACCCTGTATGCGGATGCCGAACTTTACACACTATTAACGAGCTTAGATGACGAACTGCGTTTTGTGTTGATTACATCCTATGCCAGAGTCTTACCCTTGGCGGATAAGACCGATCAGGCATTGGAAAGTGAATTAAGTGGATTATGGATTGACGCACAAGCCACCGACAAAACCAAATGTCCGCGTTGTTGGCACCATCGTGCCGATGTCGGCACACATGCTGAACATCCAGAGTTATGCCAGCGTTGTGTGGATAACGTCGCCGGTGACGGCGAAGTGCGTCATTATGCATAA
- the ribF gene encoding bifunctional riboflavin kinase/FAD synthetase, translating into MRLIRGLHNLVNAQSALSRGSVVTIGNFDGVHIGHQRVLDELKQRAAQVNLPSVVMIFEPFPVEFFSPEVAPVRLMNLREKLHAFERAGVDFVFCVAFNAEFAKLSAAQFVSQVLHQGLKAQYLVVGDDFRFGHQRQGDFAFLNTQGQALGFEVSAMPTFIVESERVSSTRIREVLQIPDLAQANQLLGHDFRFEGRVIHGQKLGRKIGFPTLNLNPKRLQMPVSGVFAVKVAGLSEQPWPGVANIGVRPTVQGKRPSIEVHLFDWSTSVYGAHVEVRLEAFIRPEMKFNGLSELQTQIAKDAAQARQLLNLKPV; encoded by the coding sequence ATGCGATTAATTCGTGGTTTACATAATTTAGTCAATGCACAGTCGGCTTTAAGTCGAGGCAGTGTGGTCACGATTGGTAATTTTGATGGCGTGCATATTGGCCATCAACGTGTATTGGACGAACTAAAACAACGCGCCGCGCAAGTCAATCTACCCAGTGTGGTGATGATTTTTGAGCCTTTTCCGGTCGAGTTTTTCAGCCCAGAAGTTGCGCCGGTTCGGCTGATGAACTTGCGCGAAAAGCTACATGCGTTTGAGAGGGCAGGGGTTGATTTTGTGTTTTGCGTGGCCTTTAACGCCGAGTTTGCCAAATTGTCCGCCGCACAATTTGTCAGTCAAGTCCTTCACCAAGGCCTAAAAGCTCAATATCTTGTGGTTGGCGATGATTTTCGATTTGGACATCAGCGTCAAGGCGATTTTGCGTTTTTAAACACTCAAGGCCAGGCGCTGGGTTTTGAAGTAAGTGCGATGCCGACCTTTATTGTTGAGTCAGAACGAGTCAGTAGCACGCGAATTCGTGAAGTACTACAGATTCCAGACCTAGCACAAGCTAACCAATTACTGGGACATGATTTTCGCTTTGAAGGCCGAGTGATTCACGGCCAAAAGCTCGGACGTAAGATCGGTTTTCCGACCTTAAACCTAAACCCAAAACGTTTACAAATGCCGGTGAGCGGTGTGTTTGCTGTCAAGGTCGCTGGGCTGAGCGAGCAGCCTTGGCCGGGAGTGGCTAATATTGGTGTTCGACCCACAGTACAAGGCAAGCGTCCATCGATAGAGGTGCACTTATTTGACTGGAGTACCTCGGTTTACGGTGCACATGTCGAAGTGCGCTTAGAGGCGTTTATCCGGCCAGAAATGAAATTCAATGGTTTGAGCGAATTACAGACGCAGATTGCAAAAGATGCGGCTCAAGCTCGACAACTTTTAAACCTAAAACCTGTTTGA
- the lspA gene encoding signal peptidase II → MHKPVFRQSGLRYLWLAGLVLVLDQFTKFLALSYLTFAEPVAVMPHFNLTLVFNYGAAFSFLAEMGGWQRWFFSLLAIAVSVGLMFWLAKLKAKPTFEVLGLNLILAGAIGNLIDRVLFGRVTDFLDFYYGSWHYATFNIADVAISVGAALLIMYEFFLRPKSKTTANK, encoded by the coding sequence ATGCATAAGCCAGTTTTCCGTCAGAGTGGACTGCGCTATCTTTGGCTAGCAGGCCTGGTGCTTGTGTTAGATCAGTTCACCAAGTTTTTGGCGTTAAGCTATTTAACATTCGCAGAACCGGTTGCGGTAATGCCACACTTTAACTTAACCCTGGTGTTTAATTATGGTGCGGCGTTTAGCTTTTTGGCCGAGATGGGAGGGTGGCAACGTTGGTTTTTTTCTTTGTTAGCGATAGCCGTGAGTGTTGGGCTGATGTTCTGGCTGGCTAAACTTAAAGCCAAACCGACCTTTGAAGTGTTAGGTTTAAATCTTATTTTGGCAGGGGCGATTGGGAATTTAATTGATCGTGTATTGTTTGGTCGCGTCACCGACTTTCTGGACTTTTATTACGGTTCTTGGCATTACGCGACTTTTAATATCGCCGATGTTGCGATTTCAGTTGGGGCGGCGCTGCTTATTATGTATGAGTTTTTCTTGCGCCCTAAATCCAAAACTACAGCTAACAAATAG